The Rubidibacter lacunae KORDI 51-2 sequence GCCTCCGATCGTGAAGTCGGAGGCTCGAAGCGAAGCTGAAACAGCGCCGAGATGGGCGGCGGTCTCGACTCCGGTTACACCGTCGTAAAGTAATCTGCCGTCAGTGCAAGTGCGGTTGTATCTTCCACGACCCCGATCAAATCGCTGCCCAGGAAAATCGCCGTATCCAGAGCTGAGGCTCCCCCATAGTTGACACTTTTGTCGAGGTTGTAATCGCTGAGATTGCCGGAGATCTGGATCGTGTCCTCGATGGCGAGCGAAACGCCTGTGAAGTCAGTGATACTGGCGTGCCCTGACCCCAGGTAGAACGCGCTGCCGCTATTGCCCAGAACGAATGTATCGGAGCCAGCACCGCCGGTGAGCGTGTCGAACTCGGGGCTGTTACCGTAGGCAATCAGCGTATCGTCCCCGGCACCGCCATTCAGCATGTCGTTGCCCTGACCTCCGGACAGGACGTCGTTGCCGATCTCGCCCCACAGTTCGTCGTTACTGTCCTGACCGTAGAGGAAATCATCGCCGATCTTGCCGTACAAGGAGTCTTCGCCGTCCTGCCCGTGCAGGCGGTCGATGCCGTCCCCGCCGGACAGGACGTCGTTGCCGGCCCCGCCCCACAATACGTCGTTGCCCTCATGACCGTACAAAAAGTCGTGGCCGTTCTCACCGTACAGAGAGTCGTCGCCGTTCTGCCCGAACAAGCGGTCGCCGCCGATCCCGCCGAAGAGTCGATCGTCGTCGTTCCCGCCGTATAGGGTGTCGTTGCCTTCCTGCCCGACTAGAAAGTCGTTGCCGTTCCCGCCGTACAGGGAGTCGTTGTCGTCCTGACCTTCGAGGCGGTCGTCGCCGTTCCCACCTTCGAGGCGGTCTTCGCCGTTCCCGCCGTACAGGGTGTCGTCGTCGTTCCCGCCTTCGAGGCGGTCGTCGTCGTTCCCGCCGTACAGGGTGTCGTTGCCGTCCCCACCCTCCAGGTGGTCATAGCCGGTACCGCCTTCGAGGCGGTCGTCGTCGTCGTGTCCATTCAGGAAGTCGTTGCCTTGTCCGCCCAACAGGATATCGTCACCTCGCCCGCCAAACAGCGAGTCACGGTCCTGCCCTCCATCCAGATAGTCGTTGCCGTTGCCGCCGTTCAGGGTGTCGATGCCGTCCCGACCGAACAAGCGATCGTCCCCACCGGTGCTAAAAATGCGATTCGGAGCAGCATTTCCGGTGATGGTATCGTCACCTCCGCCCGTTGTGATATTTTCGAAGTTTGCAATGACATCCTGTTCAGCCCCCC is a genomic window containing:
- a CDS encoding calcium-binding protein, coding for MTEFYGSNDNDVLFGEGGDDVLFGRGGNDYLLGANGNDRLYGESGDDKLYGGNDNDYLSGGEGNDRLYGGSGDDKLYGGADNDRLEGGVGNDRLYGENGNDVLYGQDGYDYLSGGEGIDVLKGGKGNDELYGGNGPDFLYGEEGNDRLYGGSGNDLLYGGAGNDRLEGGADKDRLEGGADDDFLYGGHGDDTLLGGDGNDRLNGGTGDDHLDGGAGNDWVDYAFSSGGIFNLTTEVAWLAGGAEQDVIANFENITTGGGDDTITGNAAPNRIFSTGGDDRLFGRDGIDTLNGGNGNDYLDGGQDRDSLFGGRGDDILLGGQGNDFLNGHDDDDRLEGGTGYDHLEGGDGNDTLYGGNDDDRLEGGNDDDTLYGGNGEDRLEGGNGDDRLEGQDDNDSLYGGNGNDFLVGQEGNDTLYGGNDDDRLFGGIGGDRLFGQNGDDSLYGENGHDFLYGHEGNDVLWGGAGNDVLSGGDGIDRLHGQDGEDSLYGKIGDDFLYGQDSNDELWGEIGNDVLSGGQGNDMLNGGAGDDTLIAYGNSPEFDTLTGGAGSDTFVLGNSGSAFYLGSGHASITDFTGVSLAIEDTIQISGNLSDYNLDKSVNYGGASALDTAIFLGSDLIGVVEDTTALALTADYFTTV